In Flavobacterium sp. N1736, the following are encoded in one genomic region:
- a CDS encoding S66 peptidase family protein — MITPPYLQKGDTVAILATARKNIDDNLKPTIDLLHSWGLEAVVGTTIGLDFNQLAGTDEQRAADFQKQLDNPNIKAIWCVRGGYGTVRMIDLLDFTKFKQHPKWIIGFSDVTVLHNHLNTMGYKSIHGVMPVTIPRATPAAISSMKSSLFGEPLSYTVGPDKMNRFGTATGELVGGNLSILYSLLGSQSAIDCKDKILFIEDLDEYLYHIDRMMMNLRRNGCIENLKGIVVGAMTKMKDNEVPWGKNAVEIVDDVTKKYNIPVIFNFPAGHIQDNRALIMGSTVTIDVNASGSTVSFQK, encoded by the coding sequence ATGATAACACCACCTTATTTACAAAAAGGAGATACCGTAGCAATTTTGGCAACTGCCAGAAAAAACATCGATGATAATCTAAAACCAACAATCGATTTATTGCACAGTTGGGGTTTAGAAGCCGTTGTTGGAACTACAATTGGACTTGATTTTAATCAATTGGCAGGAACAGACGAACAACGCGCTGCCGATTTTCAGAAACAATTAGACAACCCTAATATTAAAGCAATTTGGTGTGTTCGAGGTGGTTACGGAACCGTTAGAATGATTGATCTTTTAGATTTTACCAAATTCAAACAACATCCAAAATGGATTATTGGTTTTAGCGACGTTACTGTTTTGCACAATCATTTAAATACAATGGGTTATAAATCGATTCATGGTGTAATGCCGGTAACGATTCCGCGTGCAACTCCGGCGGCTATTAGTTCTATGAAATCGAGTTTGTTTGGCGAACCTCTTTCATATACTGTTGGTCCGGATAAAATGAATCGTTTTGGAACTGCAACAGGCGAATTAGTTGGTGGAAATCTATCTATTTTATACAGTTTATTAGGTTCACAATCAGCGATAGACTGCAAGGATAAAATTTTATTTATCGAAGATTTAGACGAATATTTATATCATATTGATCGTATGATGATGAATTTGCGTCGAAACGGATGCATCGAAAACTTAAAAGGAATTGTGGTTGGTGCCATGACGAAAATGAAAGATAATGAGGTGCCTTGGGGAAAAAATGCAGTTGAAATTGTTGATGATGTTACCAAAAAATACAATATTCCTGTAATTTTTAATTTTCCTGCCGGACATATTCAGGACAACAGAGCTTTAATTATGGGAAGCACAGTTACAATTGATGTGAATGCATCCGGAAGTACTGTTTCATTTCAAAAATAA
- a CDS encoding serine hydrolase domain-containing protein: protein MKKILFSVVLFIFSISFYSQKNSAFAETILVKHHIPELAYAVISSDSIFEIQVIGNQRINTNFKANLNDRFRLGSITKTITSYLATVLVKQGKIKWNTKFFDLYPELKSKSNPETYNFTLQDFITFRAKLSIWSYGNETPTKDEIKGNDQQQRYEFIKWFFQQKIPVKKQDVYWSNPSYVAAGLMLEKATGKTYEALVNELGKSLQIDFDFGQPNVKNINEPWGHNENLEAEKPALNYKLNWLSSAGNINVNLPDYCKFTQMQLQGLLGKSKILSADDFNKMHYSLPEYSFGWESEIKEKNNLRYSFHTGSPGTFLTKVYICPTINKAFILFANVQSEEADKGLLILLEELQKNYGG from the coding sequence ATGAAAAAAATCCTTTTTTCCGTAGTATTATTTATCTTTTCAATTAGTTTTTACAGCCAAAAAAATAGTGCATTTGCAGAAACTATCTTGGTAAAACATCATATTCCTGAGTTGGCTTATGCTGTTATTTCGTCAGATTCCATTTTTGAAATTCAGGTTATAGGCAATCAACGAATTAACACCAATTTTAAAGCCAATCTTAATGACAGATTTCGTTTAGGATCTATAACAAAAACTATTACAAGCTATTTGGCAACGGTTTTGGTTAAGCAAGGAAAGATAAAATGGAATACTAAATTCTTTGATTTATATCCGGAACTAAAATCAAAAAGCAATCCCGAAACCTACAATTTTACTTTACAGGATTTTATAACTTTTAGGGCTAAACTTAGTATTTGGTCTTATGGCAATGAAACTCCAACAAAAGACGAAATTAAAGGAAACGATCAGCAACAGCGTTATGAGTTCATAAAGTGGTTTTTTCAGCAAAAAATACCTGTAAAAAAACAAGATGTTTATTGGTCAAATCCAAGTTATGTTGCCGCCGGACTTATGCTTGAAAAAGCTACCGGAAAAACCTATGAAGCTTTAGTAAACGAATTAGGCAAAAGTCTACAAATCGATTTTGATTTTGGGCAGCCTAATGTAAAAAATATAAATGAGCCCTGGGGACATAATGAAAATTTAGAGGCCGAAAAACCTGCGTTGAATTATAAGCTTAATTGGCTTTCGTCAGCAGGAAATATAAATGTTAATTTGCCTGATTATTGTAAATTTACACAAATGCAATTGCAGGGTTTATTAGGAAAATCAAAAATATTGAGTGCTGATGATTTTAATAAAATGCATTATAGTTTGCCTGAATATTCATTTGGATGGGAATCTGAAATTAAAGAGAAAAATAATTTGAGATATTCTTTTCATACCGGAAGTCCGGGAACTTTTTTAACCAAAGTGTATATTTGTCCCACAATAAACAAAGCTTTTATTCTGTTTGCCAATGTACAGTCTGAAGAAGCTGATAAAGGATTATTGATACTTTTAGAAGAATTACAAAAAAATTACGGTGGTTAA